TTGCGATAGTAGTTCCTGGTGCCCACTCCCGATATGACCGCCAATTTGGTGCTGCCGTGCTCCTCGCGAGAAATTCGCTCCGCCTCCTCCATGAGCAACATGCCGAAGCCCTGGTGCTGGAACTTGGTGGGATCGCGGGCATTAACCGGCACAACCGAGCCATAAACATGCAGTTCGCGCACAATGGAGCAGGCGCCCTTCAGCTCCGGCCGAAAGGTGTCCGGCGAGCACTTGCGCAGCCTCAGCAGACCGACGAGTATGTCCTGCTCGGGATCTTCGTAGGAGAGGAACGTTTCCCAGCCGCCGTTGGCCACATAATCCCGGCGAATTAACTCGATTTCGTAGGGGCGCACCTTGTTGTGGATCTCCTGAATGCCCACCTCACGCGTCCTCACATCGCGACAGGTTGTTCCAAGGTCTTTCATTCGGGCCAGAGCCAATTCGCGGAGATTTCCGTGCTCCACGCCGGAACTAAAAGGGAAAAGTATGTCAGAATAATTCAAAATATGCCATTATGATCTACCCACCTAACCAGCGGCATGGGAATGTCGCGCTGCACGCGGTAGACTCGTGTCCAAGGTGGCACAAGGGCCAAAATCTTGGCCACCAAATCCACCAGCATTGATGGCGGATAGGACTTGTACCTGCCCGTCTTCCACAACTCATAGAGGCCTGTGCCGCGAATGACGAGTGTGGGATAGATTTTCAGGCCGTCGGAGCGGAAGGCGGGATTCTCGAAGTACTCGATAAACTGCTCGATGTCGCGCTCAAAGTCCACGTTCGGCAGATCGGGCATCATGTGCGTGACGATCTTGTAGCCGGCATCCTTGCCCAGCTGGAAGCTTTCGCAGACCGCCCGTACGGTGTGTCCTCGATTCGTGTCCCTGGCCACGTCCTCGTAGACCGATTGCACGCCGATTTCCAACCGAGTGCAGCCGTAGTTAAGCATGTCCGAGATGTGCCGCTTGAGGCAGTAATCCGGCCGTGTCTCTATGGTGATGCCAATGCACTTGGTGCGCGACTTCTCCGAGTAGCGAACGGCCTCGGCCACATTGGCGCTGCTGTGACCGGAGAGCGCGTCGTGCAGGTTGCGAATGAAGTAGTCGCGATATTCCTCCGGCAGGCACATGAACGTGCCGCCCATCACGATGAACTCCACCTTGTCCACGCTGTGGCCCAGCTGCTTAAGCTGCTCGACGCGGTGGCGCGTCTGCAGGAAGGGATCGTAGCGAGCCCGGATGGCACGCATCGAGGTGGGCTCATAGCCCGTGTACGATTGCGTGGAGTACTCGAAGTCGCTGTCCGGGCCGCCGGGACAATAGACGCAGATGTTGCCGGTCATGTTGATGTGGGGGCAGCGATGCGGCTTGCACATGACGGCCACCACGGCAATCTGgatacaaattcaaatgaaaagATTGCTTAAAAAAGGCAGTTCCACTTACTCCACTGGCTGTGCGAATGGGCTTGGCCCTTAGCTTGGGTAGCAGGATCTTTTTGGCGTCCTGCGGAACGGCTGCAATGATGTCAACCAGGCGCGGCGAGCTGTCCAGTCCGTACTTGGAGGAAACCAAGGATTTCATCCTGTTGAGGTTCACATCCTTCTTGGCTTCGTGCGCCTGCAGCAGCTCCTGGATGATCTCGCCGATAACCAGCACCTGTCGCTCCTCGCGGCTCAGGCCGACACCTGTAACGCAACTATAGATTAGCAggtgttaaatatatataattcccATCGTTAAACTTGCCCAACTTCTTTTTTGGCTTCATTTTCCGAATGAATTTCGCCTAAATTGCACGTGTGACGTCGCAGCAgctgttttgttttggttatCGAGCGATAGGCCTAGAGATGATCCATCGATAGGCTTGGACCAATCGAAGAAGAAGAGTTGAGTCGATAGGTCTGGACATCTATGTCTCTCCACCTCTATTGTTTTCGCATCCGTTTTTCGGGAGTTCACAGAATAAAATGACTAGCTGCGTGCCAGCGCAGCAGCAAAAGGACCAGGAGCAGTTGCTGAAGGAACTGGCCAGCAGCGGCGACGAGATGGACGACCCCGACGATCCGGACCGCAACCAGCATGCGATGGTCGAGCCGACGTTCTCTTTTTCGGTGTGTATACAAGGCAGAACAAGCGACGTTCCTGCTCGGTTCGTTGAATAACGCCTTTCCTGCCTTTCCAATATTCGCAGAATAGCAACACCTGCTGGGTGTGCAACGGCTACTATGGGCCCAATTTCGGCGAGCCCTTGTGCGGCGCCTGCCACGCCTTCCTGTACAACGCCCAGCGGGCGGAGGAGCTGCTGACGGAGCTCTCCGATGACGAGGATTCCGGGAACGACGAGCCGCCGTTCAAGGACAagcaggaggacgaggagaCCGAAAACGATGTGGACATTATGGGCTTTGAAGATCTGGAGGATCCCGAACCGCCGGCCGGCCCACAGCATGCAAATCCCCAGCCAGCAATAGAAGCGCAGGATCAACAGCCAGTTCAGCCTGCTCTGGATCTGCCCCAGCTGGCGAACGAAGCGGCACGCGAGTCGCCGGAGCGTGACTTCGAGCAGGAGCGGGCCATCAATCCCTTCCTGCTGCCCATCAAGCGCCCGCGGGCCATGGCTCCCCTGGCGCTGCCCCATTACATGCATGAACTGGCCGACGGAAGGGCGAGAGTGCATGAATATAACGCTGCCAgcggaagcagcagcagcagaaacatCGTGAACCTAATACCCGTCGAGGTGATGCTGAAGATATTCGCCTATCTGGACGACATGTCGCTGTGGATGGCCAGCGAGGTGTGCAAGCAATGGCACGACATTGTCGGCAAGAACACGGCCCAAAGCATGTGGAAGGCGTATATCAAGCAGCGCTGGCCGCTGTTCGAGAGCTTGGCGGACAATCCCAACTGGTACCGGCTGTACGGGCTCCTGTGCTCCTCCTGCTTCTGCCGCACCTGCCTGATCGAGATGGGCGGCAGGGGTCAggaacggcagcagcagcagcaggcgggcCAGGAGCTGGTCGAACGCCAGGAGCCGGGCAACGCGATGCGCAACAATTTCCTGCGCGGCGAGGCCAATCTGCTGAATAGCTACGATTCGGAGGGCATATCGGCCATACCGCTGGATCGACAGAACAACTACTGGCAGGCCACGATACTGGGGCCACCGGGCAGCCCCTACGAGGGCGGCAAGTTCTTCCTGTTCATCTACTTTCCGGAGCGCTATCCGATGACGCCGCCCACCGTGCGATTTCTCACCAAGATCCTGCACCCGAATGTGTCGCGACACGGCGACGTGGGCATCGACATCTTCCAGAAGCAAAACTGGTCGCTGGCGCTGAACGTGGCCAAGGTGCTGCTGTCGGTGCAGAGCCTGCTGACCGACCCTTACACCGAGGTCTGCATGGAGCCGGAGGTGGGTTACATCTACGAGCACGAGCGCGAACGGTTCGAGCAGCTGGTGCGTTCGTGGACCTGGAAGTACGCCATGTTCGAGCTGATTGCACCGCGCTAGGAGATCGAGATCGCAAGGAGACTGGACTGAAAGTT
The genomic region above belongs to Drosophila takahashii strain IR98-3 E-12201 chromosome 2L, DtakHiC1v2, whole genome shotgun sequence and contains:
- the morgue gene encoding uncharacterized protein morgue: MTSCVPAQQQKDQEQLLKELASSGDEMDDPDDPDRNQHAMVEPTFSFSNSNTCWVCNGYYGPNFGEPLCGACHAFLYNAQRAEELLTELSDDEDSGNDEPPFKDKQEDEETENDVDIMGFEDLEDPEPPAGPQHANPQPAIEAQDQQPVQPALDLPQLANEAARESPERDFEQERAINPFLLPIKRPRAMAPLALPHYMHELADGRARVHEYNAASGSSSSRNIVNLIPVEVMLKIFAYLDDMSLWMASEVCKQWHDIVGKNTAQSMWKAYIKQRWPLFESLADNPNWYRLYGLLCSSCFCRTCLIEMGGRGQERQQQQQAGQELVERQEPGNAMRNNFLRGEANLLNSYDSEGISAIPLDRQNNYWQATILGPPGSPYEGGKFFLFIYFPERYPMTPPTVRFLTKILHPNVSRHGDVGIDIFQKQNWSLALNVAKVLLSVQSLLTDPYTEVCMEPEVGYIYEHERERFEQLVRSWTWKYAMFELIAPR
- the Elp3 gene encoding elongator complex protein 3, with the protein product MKPKKKLGVGLSREERQVLVIGEIIQELLQAHEAKKDVNLNRMKSLVSSKYGLDSSPRLVDIIAAVPQDAKKILLPKLRAKPIRTASGIAVVAVMCKPHRCPHINMTGNICVYCPGGPDSDFEYSTQSYTGYEPTSMRAIRARYDPFLQTRHRVEQLKQLGHSVDKVEFIVMGGTFMCLPEEYRDYFIRNLHDALSGHSSANVAEAVRYSEKSRTKCIGITIETRPDYCLKRHISDMLNYGCTRLEIGVQSVYEDVARDTNRGHTVRAVCESFQLGKDAGYKIVTHMMPDLPNVDFERDIEQFIEYFENPAFRSDGLKIYPTLVIRGTGLYELWKTGRYKSYPPSMLVDLVAKILALVPPWTRVYRVQRDIPMPLVSSGVEHGNLRELALARMKDLGTTCRDVRTREVGIQEIHNKVRPYEIELIRRDYVANGGWETFLSYEDPEQDILVGLLRLRKCSPDTFRPELKGACSIVRELHVYGSVVPVNARDPTKFQHQGFGMLLMEEAERISREEHGSTKLAVISGVGTRNYYRKLGYELDGPYMSKSIA